In one window of Arthrobacter pascens DNA:
- a CDS encoding C-terminal binding protein has translation MTPQQTVLLTDRAWPDDSIERRIIEDAGFTLIAGPADPAPVETIDALVAEHQPAAILTCWATVSAAAIASSPELRVVARMGVGLDNIAVAGATDRGVQVTNVPDYCVAEVSDHAVGLALAWTRGLVPADREVHAGSWNPAGARLRRLSTLTCGVVGYGRIGRATAAKLRALGARVVISDPNPPADTGGIEVMPLDGLLAASDIVVLHAPLIPQTHHLISERELALLPQGAFLINVSRGGLIDTAALLAALQAGHLGGAGLDVLEEEPAVPEELLTHSGVIITPHIAFASDASVIDLRRSAAEEVVRVLRGEPAHYPCNTPSPLSTGVSS, from the coding sequence ATGACCCCACAGCAAACAGTCCTGCTGACCGACCGGGCCTGGCCCGATGACAGTATCGAACGACGCATCATCGAAGATGCCGGCTTCACTCTCATCGCCGGCCCGGCCGACCCGGCGCCGGTCGAGACCATCGATGCCCTGGTGGCCGAACACCAGCCCGCCGCCATCCTCACGTGCTGGGCAACGGTGTCCGCCGCAGCGATCGCGTCCTCTCCCGAGCTACGGGTCGTTGCCCGGATGGGAGTGGGCCTGGACAACATCGCCGTTGCCGGCGCCACTGATCGCGGCGTGCAGGTCACGAACGTCCCCGACTACTGCGTCGCGGAAGTCTCCGATCACGCCGTCGGGCTTGCCCTGGCATGGACCCGCGGCCTGGTCCCCGCCGATCGTGAGGTCCACGCCGGCAGCTGGAACCCTGCCGGGGCCCGGCTTCGCCGCCTGTCCACCCTGACTTGCGGCGTCGTCGGATACGGCAGGATTGGCAGGGCGACGGCGGCCAAGCTGCGTGCGCTGGGAGCTCGCGTCGTGATCAGCGACCCGAACCCTCCAGCAGACACCGGCGGTATCGAAGTCATGCCCCTCGATGGCCTCCTCGCCGCCAGCGACATCGTCGTCCTGCATGCACCCCTGATCCCGCAGACCCATCACCTGATCAGCGAGCGGGAACTGGCATTGCTTCCCCAGGGTGCCTTCCTGATCAACGTCAGCCGCGGCGGACTGATTGATACCGCCGCGCTGCTCGCCGCCCTGCAGGCAGGCCATCTCGGCGGAGCGGGCCTGGACGTCCTGGAAGAGGAACCCGCGGTTCCCGAAGAACTGCTTACCCACTCCGGGGTGATCATCACCCCGCACATCGCCTTTGCCTCCGACGCGTCGGTCATCGACCTGCGCCGCAGCGCTGCCGAGGAAGTGGTCCGCGTCCTGCGTGGCGAGCCGGCTCACTACCCCTGCAACACCCCATCCCCCCTCTCCACAGGAGTGTCATCTTGA